From one Eptesicus fuscus isolate TK198812 chromosome 21, DD_ASM_mEF_20220401, whole genome shotgun sequence genomic stretch:
- the LOC114230917 gene encoding thymosin beta-4-like produces MSDEPDMAEIEKFDKSKLKKTETQEKKNNPLPSKETNEQEKQAGES; encoded by the coding sequence ATGTCTGACGAACCCGATATGGCTGAGATTGAGAAATTCGATAAGTCgaaattgaagaagacagaaacgcaagaaaaaaaaaacaacccactgcCTTCAAAAGAAACGAATGAacaggagaagcaagcaggcgaaTCGTAA